In the genome of Planctomycetia bacterium, one region contains:
- the thiO gene encoding glycine oxidase ThiO, with product MKVNDVCIVGGGVIGLTLAYLLAKEQVKVTLIDKGDLGQEASWAGAGILPAGNPRRAKSAMGKLRAQAVSFFPDFSRELLELTGIDNGYWQCGGLELRSNADELEKKRLQQLAQIEKGEGLSCEVLSHKQLHQLEPELAGVLPGAVYFPGVAQIRNPRHLKALVAACEIRQVHFERFTPALSMKLDKERITGVQTSNGLIPADKVVIAAGTWTTGILAELQWKPALKPVKGQIVLLNTNQMHEQTQPILRHILLMGHRYLVPRGDGRILVGASEEDVGFDKTPTDDVGHALHSLATQTIPALSHANIEHHWAGLRPCSTDGRPYLGQVPGYQGLYVAAGHFRSGLQLSIMTGILMRDMLLGQPSIQDITPYRPDRPVTQPIPWIAHAQ from the coding sequence GCGGCGTCATCGGCCTGACTCTGGCATATCTATTGGCCAAAGAGCAGGTAAAAGTCACGTTGATCGACAAGGGCGATCTGGGGCAGGAAGCATCGTGGGCCGGAGCTGGAATTCTTCCGGCAGGTAATCCCCGACGTGCCAAATCGGCCATGGGCAAACTCAGAGCGCAGGCTGTTTCCTTCTTTCCCGATTTTTCCCGTGAACTGCTTGAATTGACAGGCATCGATAATGGCTATTGGCAGTGTGGCGGCCTCGAATTACGTTCCAATGCTGATGAATTGGAAAAGAAGAGGCTACAGCAACTCGCCCAGATTGAAAAAGGCGAGGGATTAAGCTGCGAAGTTCTTTCGCACAAGCAACTCCATCAACTGGAACCTGAACTTGCAGGCGTCCTCCCCGGTGCAGTTTATTTTCCAGGTGTTGCTCAGATTCGCAATCCTCGTCATTTGAAAGCACTGGTTGCAGCCTGTGAAATCAGGCAAGTGCACTTCGAAAGATTCACCCCTGCTCTTTCAATGAAGTTGGATAAAGAACGAATTACAGGAGTACAAACGTCGAATGGTCTGATTCCAGCGGACAAGGTTGTCATTGCTGCTGGCACATGGACCACGGGCATCCTGGCTGAGCTGCAATGGAAACCTGCACTCAAGCCGGTTAAGGGGCAGATTGTGTTGCTCAATACAAATCAAATGCATGAGCAAACTCAACCCATTCTGCGGCACATCCTGCTCATGGGACATCGATACCTGGTTCCGCGAGGGGATGGACGAATTCTGGTGGGTGCAAGCGAAGAAGATGTTGGCTTTGACAAGACACCCACGGATGATGTCGGGCATGCATTACACTCTTTGGCAACGCAAACCATTCCAGCATTATCGCATGCCAACATTGAACATCATTGGGCTGGATTACGGCCATGTAGCACTGATGGCAGACCATATCTGGGACAGGTACCCGGCTACCAAGGCCTTTATGTCGCAGCAGGTCATTTTCGTTCAGGTCTGCAACTTTCCATTATGACTGGCATTTTGATGCGTGATATGCTTCTTGGTCAGCCATCCATTCAGGATATCACTCCGTATCGACCTGATCGGCCAGTAACTCAGCCTATTCCCTGGATAGCACACGCCCAATGA